A single region of the Glycine max cultivar Williams 82 chromosome 20, Glycine_max_v4.0, whole genome shotgun sequence genome encodes:
- the LOC102670131 gene encoding uncharacterized protein, translated as MRSDTYTGSRGRTSFVLIGCERSGQYKCRKKEFVRRNTGTGKCGCPFKLHGKLVHGGEGWMVMLIYGIHNHELAKTLVGHPYVGRLTNDKKNIIADMIKSNVKLRNILLTLKEHNANSCITIKQIYNARSAYRSLIRGDDTEMQHLMRLLERDQYIH; from the coding sequence ATGAGGTCTGATACATATACTGGTAGTAGAGGAAGaacttcatttgtgttaattgggtgtgaaaggagcgGTCAGTACAAGtgtaggaagaaagaatttgttagaagaaACACAGGCactgggaaatgtggttgtcccttcaagcttcatGGGAAACTAGTGCATGGAGgagaaggttggatggtgatgTTGATCTATGGGATTCACAACCATGAATTGGCGAagaccttagttggacatccatatgttggGAGATTGACAAATGATAAGAAGAATATCATTGCTGATATGATAAAGTCGAATGTGAAATTAAGAAACATCCTGCTAACGTTAAAGGAGCACAACGCCAACAGTTGcatcacaatcaaacaaatctacaatgcaagaagtgcatatcgttctttgATCAGAGGAGATGACACTGAAATGCAACACCTAATGAGGCTTcttgaacgtgatcaatacattcattag
- the LOC102670268 gene encoding uncharacterized protein: MVRIRGLARASGTSRGRDMSQDAHYPEVPQHRPTASVRRQWVHVTEDVTQTPEDVPQLNEDVPHVSDATLELTGVVDAADVEGVATDGSEGSLAVDEGFPGGPRDPSILVGFAKHVEHSIWSGQERPNLKLVSHGRKVDKFGRPTPEIESMIAATGLSPLIRCSVITTDPGLISAFFERWHRETNTFHLPVGELTITLDDVVSLLHLPITGALHTFEPLVTSDAVMLLTELLKVSPEEARAKTRQAGGPHVWL; this comes from the exons ATGGTTAGAATAAGAGGGTTAGCTCGTGCCTCAGGTACTAGTAGAGGCAGAGACATGAGTCAGGATGCACATTATCCTGAAGTTCCTCAACATAGGCCTACTGCTTCAGTACGTAGGCAATGGGTTCATGTGACTGAGGACGTTACTCAGACACCTGAGGATGTGCCTCAGTTGAATGAGGATGTTCCTCATGTGTCTGACGCTACTCTGGAGTTGACAGGCGTAGTTGATGCTGCGGACGTAGAGGGAGTGGCTACTGATGGTAGTGAGGGTTCACTTGCTGTTGAtgagggattccctggtgggCCACGTGACCCATCGATTTTGGTTGGTTTTGCTAAGCATGTGGAACATAGCATCTGGAGTGGACAG GAACGACCCAATCTGAAGTTGGTCTCCCATGGTAGAAAAGTAGATAAATTTGGGAGACCAACGCCTGAGATAGAAAGCATGATTGCGGCCACCGGATTGAGTCCACTGATCAGGTGTTCGGTAATCACCACTgatcctggacttatatccgcCTTCTTCGAGAGGTGGCATAGGGAGACCAACACCTTCCACTTGCCAGTAGGAGAGTTGACGATCACTCTAGATGACGTGGTGTCACTCCTACACCTTCCCATCACTGGCGCGCTGCATACCTTCGAGCCGCTGGTTACTTCCGACGCAGTCATGCTTTTGACGGAGCTGCTTAAGGTCAGCCCTGAGGAGGCTAGAGCTAAGACCCGTCAAGCTGGTGGGCCTCATGTTTGGTTGTAA